In Mycobacterium sp. Aquia_216, a genomic segment contains:
- a CDS encoding class I SAM-dependent methyltransferase, with amino-acid sequence MATTLQDPRVETVLDRMYTETKNQMSLLRERHGQFDRPMTTAERAEAMSEFYIPVTPEAGRLLYALVRATRPTTVVEFGMSFGISAIHLAAAVRDNGVGRVVTTELSKTKIAAAKKTFAETGLDDVITILEGDALTTLEDQKGAVEFVLLDGWKDLYLPVIKLLEPRLTTGALVVADNASAPDMAPYLDRVRDPANGYTSFNFLVRERDSMEVSCRTDD; translated from the coding sequence ATGGCCACAACGTTGCAAGATCCTCGCGTCGAGACCGTGCTCGACCGGATGTACACCGAGACGAAGAACCAGATGTCGCTGTTGCGGGAGCGGCACGGTCAGTTCGATAGGCCGATGACCACCGCGGAGCGCGCCGAGGCGATGAGCGAGTTCTACATTCCGGTGACCCCGGAAGCCGGCCGGCTGCTGTACGCGCTGGTGCGGGCCACCCGCCCAACCACGGTTGTCGAATTCGGAATGTCGTTCGGTATCTCGGCGATTCATCTTGCGGCAGCGGTACGCGACAACGGCGTCGGGCGCGTGGTGACCACGGAGCTCAGCAAGACCAAGATTGCCGCCGCGAAGAAGACGTTCGCCGAGACCGGTTTGGACGACGTGATCACCATCCTCGAAGGAGATGCGCTGACCACGTTGGAGGACCAGAAGGGAGCGGTCGAATTCGTCTTGCTCGACGGTTGGAAGGACCTCTATCTTCCGGTGATCAAGCTGCTCGAACCTCGGCTTACCACAGGCGCTTTGGTCGTCGCCGACAATGCCAGCGCGCCCGACATGGCGCCGTACCTCGATCGCGTGCGCGATCCAGCGAACGGCTACACCAGCTTCAATTTCCTGGTCCGGGAGCGCGACAGCATGGAAGTCAGCTGCCGCACCGACGACTAA
- a CDS encoding NRAMP family divalent metal transporter, with protein MALITSPPHGGPALDSAHTGDIVGAFGRIARDGAGAFSGRWRRLRTLMVITGPGLIVMVGDNDAGGVATYAQAGQDYGMNLLWTLALLIPVLYVNQEMVLRLGAVARVGHARLIFERFGKFWGAFSIGDLLVLNALTIVTEFIGVALALGFLGCPKIVAIPAAAVLLFAVVAGGSFRRWEALMFLLIAVNVVMIPMLLLVHPNPNRAVGGLIPQFPGGLNAEVLLLIIAIVGTTVAPWQLFFQQSNVVDKRITARWIPYARADLIIGIVVVIVGATVLMAVTAFGLTGDAGSFTDAGAVASGLRHPVGVLFAIILLDGSLIGANAIGLATIYAIGDAMGKRHSLHWKISEAPWFYGGYALLLVASAAVAFSPDHILGLVTQGVQALAGILLPSATVFLVLLCNDRAVLGPWVNTVRQNVIAWAIVWSLVLLSLALTAATFFPDLSAAGLEDGLAAGAALGVVGGAVAIIAGRRHGGDREAQHIPSAPRAQRRAQRRQDRLDWQTPDMAALTRPAISPIRRAGLLILRGYLVLAVVFVVVKIVEVGVT; from the coding sequence ATGGCGTTGATCACCAGCCCGCCGCACGGCGGGCCCGCGCTGGATTCCGCGCACACCGGCGACATCGTCGGAGCGTTCGGCCGTATCGCGCGCGACGGCGCCGGTGCGTTCAGCGGCCGGTGGCGGCGGTTGCGCACGCTGATGGTCATCACCGGTCCCGGATTGATTGTCATGGTGGGCGACAACGACGCCGGCGGCGTCGCGACATACGCCCAAGCCGGTCAGGACTACGGGATGAACCTGTTGTGGACGCTGGCCTTGCTGATTCCGGTGCTATACGTGAACCAGGAGATGGTGCTGCGCTTGGGTGCGGTCGCCCGGGTCGGGCACGCACGGCTGATCTTCGAGCGTTTCGGAAAGTTCTGGGGCGCCTTCAGTATCGGCGATCTGCTGGTGCTGAACGCGCTGACCATCGTCACCGAATTCATCGGTGTAGCGCTGGCGTTGGGATTCCTGGGCTGTCCGAAGATCGTTGCGATCCCTGCCGCCGCGGTACTGCTGTTCGCCGTGGTGGCCGGGGGCTCGTTCCGGCGGTGGGAAGCGCTGATGTTCTTGCTGATCGCGGTGAATGTCGTGATGATCCCGATGTTGCTGCTGGTGCATCCAAACCCGAATAGAGCTGTCGGCGGGCTGATCCCACAGTTCCCGGGTGGACTGAACGCAGAAGTCCTGCTGTTGATCATCGCGATCGTCGGTACCACGGTGGCGCCATGGCAGCTGTTCTTTCAGCAGTCCAACGTGGTGGACAAGCGCATCACCGCACGCTGGATTCCTTACGCACGAGCAGATTTGATCATCGGCATCGTCGTGGTCATCGTCGGGGCGACGGTGCTGATGGCGGTGACCGCCTTCGGTCTCACCGGAGACGCCGGCAGCTTCACCGATGCCGGTGCGGTCGCCAGCGGCCTGCGCCACCCGGTGGGCGTGCTGTTCGCGATCATCCTGCTCGACGGTTCGCTGATCGGGGCCAACGCAATCGGGCTGGCCACCATCTACGCCATCGGTGACGCAATGGGCAAGCGGCACTCTTTGCACTGGAAGATCAGCGAGGCGCCGTGGTTTTACGGCGGTTATGCGCTACTGCTCGTAGCGTCGGCCGCGGTGGCGTTCAGCCCCGATCACATCCTCGGGCTGGTCACCCAGGGCGTGCAGGCGCTGGCCGGAATCCTGTTGCCGTCGGCGACGGTGTTCCTGGTCTTGCTCTGCAATGACCGGGCGGTGCTGGGACCCTGGGTGAACACGGTGCGGCAGAACGTCATTGCCTGGGCGATCGTGTGGTCACTGGTGCTGCTGTCGCTGGCCTTGACGGCGGCCACGTTCTTCCCGGACCTTTCCGCCGCCGGCCTCGAGGACGGGCTTGCGGCCGGTGCGGCGCTCGGCGTCGTCGGGGGCGCAGTGGCAATCATCGCCGGTCGGCGCCACGGTGGCGATCGCGAGGCGCAGCACATCCCGTCGGCCCCTCGTGCGCAGCGGCGGGCTCAGCGCCGACAGGACCGGCTGGACTGGCAGACCCCCGATATGGCCGCGCTTACCCGCCCGGCCATATCGCCCATCCGCCGGGCCGGACTGCTGATCCTGCGCGGTTATCTGGTGCTGGCCGTCGTCTTTGTGGTCGTCAAGATCGTCGAGGTCGGCGTCACCTGA
- a CDS encoding NADP-dependent oxidoreductase, protein MTASVARAVRFDRYGGRDVLYVTDIDMPTPARGEVVVEVRAAGINPGEAAIRSGAMHDVFPATFPSGEGSDLAGVVTATGAGVTEFAVGDEVLGFSFQRSSHATHTAVPVDQLIRKPAQLSWEAAGSLYVVGATAYAAVRAVAPQPGETVAVSAAAGGVGSLVVQLLVLRKARVLGIAGEGNAEWLRAHGVIPISYGDGLAERLREAAPDGIQAFIDLFGPDYVQLAVDLGVAPQRIDTIISFQKAGEVGAKTEGSTDASTPEVLTEIADLIVSGALDFDIAATFPLEQVADAFEELERRHTHGKIVLLPNGSP, encoded by the coding sequence ATGACGGCTTCAGTGGCACGCGCCGTACGGTTCGACCGTTACGGGGGACGTGACGTGCTGTACGTGACAGATATCGACATGCCGACGCCCGCCCGGGGTGAGGTCGTGGTCGAGGTCCGTGCCGCCGGCATCAATCCTGGTGAGGCCGCCATCCGGTCGGGAGCGATGCACGACGTGTTCCCCGCTACGTTTCCCTCCGGGGAAGGCAGCGATCTCGCCGGTGTGGTCACGGCCACCGGCGCCGGGGTCACCGAGTTCGCGGTCGGCGACGAGGTGCTGGGGTTCAGCTTCCAGCGATCTAGTCATGCCACCCACACCGCCGTCCCGGTAGACCAGTTGATCCGTAAGCCCGCTCAATTGAGTTGGGAGGCAGCCGGTTCGCTCTATGTCGTCGGCGCGACGGCCTACGCGGCCGTCCGCGCGGTCGCGCCGCAGCCGGGCGAGACCGTCGCCGTGTCGGCGGCTGCCGGCGGGGTCGGCAGTCTTGTCGTCCAGCTGCTGGTCCTGCGCAAGGCACGAGTGCTCGGCATCGCCGGAGAGGGCAACGCCGAATGGCTGCGGGCACACGGCGTCATCCCGATCAGCTACGGCGACGGGTTGGCCGAGCGGCTGCGCGAGGCGGCGCCGGACGGAATCCAGGCGTTCATCGACCTGTTCGGCCCGGACTACGTCCAGCTCGCCGTGGATCTCGGGGTGGCACCGCAGCGCATCGACACGATCATCTCCTTTCAGAAGGCCGGCGAGGTCGGCGCCAAAACCGAAGGCAGCACCGACGCGTCCACCCCGGAAGTGCTGACCGAAATCGCCGACCTGATCGTCAGCGGCGCCCTCGATTTCGACATTGCCGCGACCTTTCCGCTGGAGCAGGTGGCCGATGCGTTCGAGGAACTCGAACGCCGGCACACGCACGGCAAAATTGTTCTGCTGCCCAACGGTTCGCCGTAG